In one Cupriavidus taiwanensis genomic region, the following are encoded:
- a CDS encoding fumarate hydratase, producing the protein MTVIKQEDLIQSVADSLQYISYYHPMDYITSLGRAYELEQSPAAKDAIAQILTNSRMCAEGKRPICQDTGIVTVFVKVGMDVRWDGATMGLTDMINEGVRRGYTHPDNVLRASIVSPPEGGRKNTKDNTPAVIHYEVVPGNTVDIQVAAKGGGSENKSKFVMLNPSDSIVDWVLKTVPTMGAGWCPPGMLGIGIGGTAEKAMVMAKESLMESIDIQDIIARGPKDWVEELRVELYEKVNALGIGAQGLGGLATVLDVKIMACPTHAASKPVAMIPNCAATRHVHFTLDGSGPAKLEAPDLSQWPKVEWAPNTETSKRVDLDTLTPEEVASWKPGQTLLLNGKMLTGRDAAHKRIADMLAKGEKLPVDFKNRVIYYVGPVDPVRDEAVGPAGPTTATRMDKFTEMMLAETGLISMIGKAERGPAAIEAIKKHKSAYLMAVGGAAYLVAKAIKEARVVGFEDLGMEAIYEFEVKDMPVTVAVDSEGTSVHKTGPAEWQAKIGKIPVAAL; encoded by the coding sequence ATGACCGTCATCAAGCAAGAAGACCTCATCCAGAGCGTCGCCGACTCCCTGCAGTACATCAGCTACTACCACCCGATGGACTACATCACCAGCCTGGGCCGCGCCTATGAGCTGGAGCAGAGCCCGGCGGCCAAGGACGCGATCGCGCAGATCCTGACCAACAGCCGCATGTGCGCGGAAGGCAAGCGCCCGATCTGCCAGGACACCGGCATCGTCACGGTCTTCGTCAAGGTTGGCATGGACGTGCGCTGGGACGGCGCCACCATGGGCCTGACCGACATGATCAACGAGGGTGTGCGCCGCGGTTACACGCACCCGGACAACGTGCTGCGCGCCTCGATCGTCAGCCCGCCCGAAGGCGGCCGCAAGAACACCAAGGACAACACCCCGGCCGTGATCCACTACGAAGTGGTGCCGGGCAACACCGTCGACATCCAGGTCGCGGCCAAGGGCGGCGGCTCGGAGAACAAGTCCAAGTTCGTGATGCTGAACCCGTCGGACTCGATCGTCGACTGGGTGCTGAAGACCGTGCCGACCATGGGCGCCGGCTGGTGCCCGCCGGGCATGCTGGGCATCGGCATCGGCGGCACCGCCGAGAAGGCGATGGTGATGGCCAAGGAATCGCTGATGGAGTCCATCGACATCCAGGACATCATCGCGCGCGGCCCGAAGGACTGGGTCGAGGAGCTGCGCGTCGAGCTGTACGAGAAGGTTAACGCGCTCGGCATCGGCGCACAGGGCCTGGGCGGCCTGGCCACCGTGCTCGACGTCAAGATCATGGCCTGCCCGACGCACGCCGCGTCCAAGCCGGTGGCGATGATCCCCAACTGCGCCGCCACCCGCCACGTGCACTTCACGCTGGACGGCAGCGGTCCGGCCAAGCTGGAAGCGCCGGACCTGTCGCAATGGCCGAAGGTCGAGTGGGCACCCAACACCGAGACCTCCAAGCGCGTCGACCTGGACACGCTGACGCCGGAAGAAGTCGCCTCGTGGAAGCCGGGCCAGACCCTGCTGCTCAACGGCAAGATGCTGACCGGCCGCGACGCCGCGCACAAGCGCATCGCCGACATGCTGGCCAAGGGCGAGAAGCTGCCGGTGGACTTCAAAAATCGCGTGATCTACTACGTCGGGCCGGTCGATCCGGTGCGCGACGAGGCGGTCGGCCCGGCCGGCCCCACCACCGCCACGCGCATGGACAAGTTCACCGAGATGATGCTGGCCGAGACCGGCCTGATCTCGATGATCGGCAAGGCCGAGCGCGGCCCGGCGGCGATCGAGGCGATCAAGAAGCACAAGTCGGCCTACCTGATGGCCGTGGGCGGCGCCGCCTACCTTGTGGCCAAGGCGATCAAGGAAGCCAGGGTGGTCGGCTTCGAAGACCTGGGCATGGAAGCCATCTACGAGTTCGAGGTCAAGGACATGCCGGTGACGGTCGCCGTGGACAGCGAAGGCACCTCGGTGCACAAGACCGGCCCGGCGGAATGGCAGGCCAAGATCGGCAAGATTCCGGTCGCCGCGCTGTAA
- the murI gene encoding glutamate racemase, protein MNPAPIGVFDSGLGGLSVLREIRALLPHEPLLYLADSKYAPYGEKPERFVEARTLQACEWMIGQGCKALVIACNTATGHAVALLRERLPVPIIGVEPGLKPAAAASRSKVVGVLATANTLKSAKFARLLASLDGESRFLCQAGLGLVTLIEQGQTDGPAVRERLQAYLTPMLEAGADTLVLGCTHYPFLEAAIRAVAGDRLALVDTGSAVARQLARKLDEHALAAPPAAAGHDRFLSTRDAAHLRAMVAALLQLQADAQTVVIEPAPAF, encoded by the coding sequence GTGAACCCCGCACCCATCGGCGTCTTCGATTCCGGCCTTGGCGGCCTGTCAGTGCTGCGCGAGATCCGCGCGCTGCTGCCGCACGAGCCGCTGCTGTACCTTGCCGACTCGAAGTACGCGCCCTACGGCGAAAAGCCCGAACGTTTTGTCGAAGCGCGGACGCTGCAGGCCTGCGAGTGGATGATCGGCCAGGGCTGCAAGGCTCTGGTGATCGCCTGCAATACCGCCACGGGCCATGCCGTGGCGTTGCTGCGCGAGCGGCTGCCGGTGCCGATCATCGGCGTCGAGCCCGGCCTGAAGCCCGCCGCCGCGGCCAGCCGCAGCAAGGTGGTCGGCGTGCTGGCGACCGCCAATACGCTCAAGAGCGCGAAATTCGCGCGGCTGCTGGCATCGCTGGACGGCGAAAGCCGCTTCCTGTGCCAGGCCGGGCTGGGGCTGGTGACGCTCATCGAGCAGGGCCAGACCGACGGGCCGGCCGTGCGCGAGCGCCTGCAGGCCTACCTCACGCCGATGCTGGAAGCCGGCGCCGATACCCTGGTGCTGGGCTGCACCCACTACCCCTTCCTGGAAGCTGCGATCCGCGCCGTCGCCGGCGATCGGCTGGCGCTGGTCGATACCGGCAGCGCGGTCGCGCGCCAGCTGGCGCGCAAGCTCGACGAGCATGCGCTGGCCGCGCCGCCCGCTGCCGCGGGGCATGACCGCTTTCTCTCCACCAGGGATGCCGCGCACCTGCGCGCGATGGTGGCCGCGCTGCTGCAGCTGCAAGCCGATGCGCAGACCGTGGTGATCGAGCCGGCGCCGGCGTTCTGA